A stretch of the Zerene cesonia ecotype Mississippi chromosome 4, Zerene_cesonia_1.1, whole genome shotgun sequence genome encodes the following:
- the LOC119839802 gene encoding fructose-1,6-bisphosphatase 1 has protein sequence MTGLSVETERRGKYVVCFDPLDGSSNIDCLVSVGSIFAIYKKSSAGEPCEADALRPGRELVAAGYTVYGSATMMVLALGKGKGVNGFMYDPSIGEFILTDPNMKIPERGKIYSINEGYAAEWSDGLKKYIEEKKCPTKGKAYGARYVGSMVADVHRTIKYGGVFMYPATKSAPNGKLRLLYECNPMSYIVTEAGGLATNGSIPILDIQPTSIHQRAPCYLGSKQDMEELMSFLK, from the exons ATGACTGGGCTATCA GTAGAAACCGAGAGACGGGGCAAATACGTGGTATGTTTCGACCCCCTTGATGGCTCATCTAATATCGACTGCCTCGTCTCTGTGGGCTCAATCTTCGCTATTTACAa AAAGTCTTCGGCCGGGGAGCCGTGCGAAGCGGACGCGCTACGTCCAGGGCGGGAACTGGTCGCGGCTGGCTATACTGTGTACGGCTCTGCCACCATGATGGTGCTGGCTTTGGGCAAGGGGAAAGGGGTCAATGGGTTCATGTACGATCCGTCCATCGGCGAATTTATCCTCACCGATCCTAATATGAAAATACCGGAGAGGggcaaaatttattcaattaatgagG GTTACGCGGCAGAATGGTCCGATGGGCTCAAGAAATACATAGAAGAGAAGAAATGTCCAACCAAAGGCAAAGCATATGGCGCCAGATACGTGGGCTCTATGGTTGCGGATGTTCATAGAACTATTAAATATGGGGGAGTGTTTATGTATCCAGCTACTAAATCGGCGCCTAATGGAAAG CTCCGTCTACTCTACGAATGCAACCCAATGTCGTACATAGTGACGGAAGCAGGTGGTCTAGCCACTAACGGCAGTATACCAATCCTGGACATCCAACCAACCTCCATACACCAGAGGGCGCCTTGCTATCTCGGCTCTAAGCAAGATATGGAAGAATTGATGTCtttcttgaaataa
- the LOC119839695 gene encoding mortality factor 4-like protein 1: protein MAPKLKFAEGEKVLCFHGPLIYEAKCLKSSVTKDKHVRYLIHYAGWNKNWDEWVPESRVLKYNEANVQRQKEVQRAHSAQPAKTKKTPAKGRKSEAAASSTPAREESRASTPAGKDVETSSTSAKATKTQNKDPPADSGSDQPKKKRGRLDLSIESEEQYLAKVEVKIKIPEELKVWLVDDWDVITRQQKLAILPAKLTVAQIVDNYLAFKKSSKLHNQAKESVLVDITEGIKEYFNATLGSQLLYKFERPQYSEILQEYPDTPMSQVYGSIHLLRLFAKMGPMLAYTALDEKSLQQVLTHIQDFLKYMVTNRSTLFNLQDYGNATPEYHRKVQ, encoded by the exons atggccccaaaattaaaatttgcagaag gtgaaaaagttttatgtttcCACGGGCCGCTCATTTACGAGGCAAAATGTCTGAAAAGCTCTGTCACTAAAGACAAACACGTtcgttatttaatacattacgCTGGATGGAATaaaaa TTGGGACGAATGGGTTCCTGAAAGCCGCGTACTGAAATACAATGAAGCCAATGTCCAGAGACAGAAGGAAGTGCAGAGAGCACATTCAGCACAGCCTGCTAAGACCAAAAAGA CGCCTGCCAAAGGTCGTAAATCCGAAGCAGCTGCAAGCTCCACACCAGCCAGAGAAGAATCTAGAGCCTCTACACCAGctg gtAAAGATGTTGAAACCAGTTCCACATCTGCCAAAGCAactaaaacacaaaacaagGATCCACCAGCTGACTCTGGCTCCGACCAGCCTAA GAAAAAACGAGGACGCTTAGATCTCTCGATAGAATCTGAAGAGCAGTATCTGGCGAAGGTCGAGGTGAAAATAAAGATTCCAGAGGAATTGAAAGTGTGGCTCGTAGACGACTGGGACGTCATCACGAGACAGCAAAAGCTGGCCATACTACCGGCCAAATTGACTGTCGCTCAAATCGTGGACAATTATCTAGCTTTTAAGAAATCTAGTAAACTACACAATCAAGCGAAGGAATCGGTGCTAGTTGACATAACGGAAGGAATTAAAGAGTATTTCAACGCAACATTGGGGTCACAACTACTGTATAAATTCGAAAGGCCGCAGTATAGCGAAATACTCCAAGAGTATCCGGATACTCCAATGTCCCAAGTATACGGGTCGATACATTTGCTACGATTGTTTGCCAAAATGGGACCAATGCTGGCGTACACTGCGCTAGATGAGAAGTCTCTGCAGCAAGTGTTGACGCATATACAAgactttttgaaatatatggtCACCAACAGGTCGACCCTGTTCAATTTACAAGACTATGGGAATGCAACTCCCGAATATCATAGGAAAGTTCAGTAG